A stretch of DNA from Falco biarmicus isolate bFalBia1 chromosome 6, bFalBia1.pri, whole genome shotgun sequence:
TGGTGCTATGCTGAGCTGGGGTGGCCCAGGCAGTGCCCATGCGGCAGCACcaagctggggaagggctgcctgcctcctgcagcccgTGCCCTCGGCTTTGGGCAGGAatgtggctgtgctggtctgtgcagAGATTTCACAAATTCTggcttgttttcctgctgtgacCTGGGCTTGCCTTGAACTGCGTTACTACAGCCATGCCACACCTGAATCATTATTTGCAGATCTGGCAGGTGATgtgtttcttcagctgcagcacagcggTGACTTCGCCATGACTTCTCTGCCAGTGGTGTAAGGCAGAATTGCTCAATGCTGGCAGCTCTCTTGCCTTTGACACTTGTGAGACTTTCCAGGCAGGGTGAGACTTTCCGGGCAGGGTGAGACTTTCCGGGCAGGGTGATTGCATCCCCAGGTGTTGGCTTTCTGCCACTCTGGGGAATTCCCAGGTTTCATGCAAGACTTTCCCTTTTAAGGCCCCCATCTTTGCTTGCCCCTGACATCTCCTTGGGTGACTTGGTTGCTCCAGCCATGGGTCTTCCTAAAGCCTAtgcctctgctgtgcttttggTGCTGCCTGCTCTGGAAGCCTGTGACCTGGCATATGAGTACAGCATGgtcttagaatcatagaatcactgaAGTGCCAGTTTCTCCTGAGGAGGCCTTGATGatgatggagaaaaataaaacttctgggTGAAAGTGCATAGCGAAGAGGAAGATACTGTCAGgatgaagaatattttctttggtttttacTGTGTGGTAAACGTTTAGCCAGGTCATGTCCCTTCACCCTTATAGACACTCCACAAGTTCTAACAAAGGTTTTTTTATGAAGCACCTGAAACTATATCAGGTATATTCTATTTCCAAAATACTATGCAAAAATTGCTttccatgagaaaaaaacctgctttgtaTGGGTATGAGTGATTTCAAATGGCTTATTGTGCATAAAGTGACTTTTGTAACAAAAACagtaaaaacccccaaactgttgttttaattctttctcaCAAAAAAGCAAGGATGTTAGCCCTAGGCAAAGAGATCAGCACAGTTCAAGGGTTAGTTTATACAGCGATATGAGCCTGGGAGGGAGGACACTCTCAGGGCAGCTGCTACAACTATAGTAATCCATTGGCCAAAGGCAGGAGGCACGGCAGGACTGCATGCCTCATACACATAGGTGGATCAGCTGCACTCTGAGGCATGAGGGCTGTACTTCATGCAGGTGATCTGCCTTCAGCACTGGCTAAATTTTTAATTGATCCAGCCACATGCAGTAAGGTTATATGGAATAGTGTGCCCTGACCAGGGGAGTCTGGGTTCACCTCGAGATGGGTTTGGAAGCGCCTCTTCCGCAGAGCTCCTTGTAGATCAGCATTGCTTCTGACACGCTCTCTTAGCCTTTTGTTCACCTGTTATTTACAGCATTTCAAACTGGAAACCAGGTCCAATTCCTAGAAACGTTTCTTTGACTTCTTACTATAAATAAACATCCTGATTGTTGGCAGAACGATACTGCACCTTTACAGATTACTCAACAGAAGattatttccaaagcaaattTATTAGCCTTTACTCCTCCTATTTCTACCCGGGTTTTAATCCCTCTGTTCAAACCAGGAGCTGTGAGGCACCAGCCATGCTCCCgtcccagcctctcctgcaCGCTGCAGTGCTTGCACTCGCAGCCCTTCAGGCCCTTGCCTCCGACACCTTCATTGCAGCCGTCTATGAGCACGCGGTCATCCTGCCAGATGTCACTGATGAGCCTGTTTCTCCCGACGAAGCTTTGGCCCTGATGAACAGAAACATGGATGTCTTGGAAGGAGCCATCAAGGAAGCCACCCAGCAGGTACTAGGTGTATTGTGAGCGTTGctaatgttttcttctcccactGTCCCTCCTGGTTATCTGCTGATGGGTGAATTCTTAACGGAGCCTGTTGTGTCAGGGCGCCCACATCATTGTGACTCCTGAAGATGGCATTTACGGCTGGCTTTTCACGAGAGAAACCATCTACCCCTACCTGGAGGATATCCCTGATCCAGCGGTGAACTGGATTCCTTGCACCGACCCCACAAGGTGATTTCTTCTGCAGTGATTGATGTGGTTCCAAGCCAGTGTCTCATGCAGTCATGAGCTGCTCCCAATAAACACCTAAGGACTGCTAAATTTTTTATTCTATTAGAAATCCCAAGTGTCATAGAATGAGATGCATCAAAAAGAACTCTTAATTAAATGGGATGGGAATATGTAAGGGAAAAGTATTGCGACAGTCCCACTTTAAAAGTtgcaaaaagaggaaaatgaggaaaTTCTGGGCAaaatcagtttttttaaaacatgtaaacTTTATCATTTCAGATCAATTGTGAAAATCTTCTGTAAGTATAAGCTAGTTTATTATCATGTCAGATGCACAGATTACACAAAGTGCTTCAGCCCTCGGCTCATTTGGCTGGGTCATTTCTAAACCAAGTTGCACAGAATATTTATCTAGAACCGAAAGAAGCCTGACTTTTAGAAATCCAGCCACTAACAGTCTGCTGTATTACACAGGGCTGCTCTAAATGTTTGCCAGCAGGGGACACAAGAGGGCCAAGTTCGGGTCTAAGCTAAGGGGATTTTTATTCCCTTCTGAGGCTTTGCGAAGCTGGTTTTCAGGGGTCTTAAGTTCTGTAAATGCTGTGGCCACATTTTACTAAAGGCTTATGAGCACCGAGTCTTAACAAAGGCTAAAATAGTCTTTTGGAAACAAGGCTTGGATCtggctgaaaaaatattttaatgttattttacgTTTATGCCAGTATACCATTTTATTCTCTCCcttgttttctgaagctgtCCATATCATTGTATGTGTCTTAGCTGGGTATTATATCCACGCAGAAAATAACGTAACATTGTTAAGGGCGTGGGAAATAGGAACACAGGGAGaccattttttaaagataaaagagaccagcaattaaaaaaatatgctatgaacagagaagaaaatgaacagaaactATGATTTGATCTAGCCCTTTTTCAGGACCTGGAGATTTGCACTCAGAATAGTAATTTTGAATGCATTTCTTCAATATCTGAACTTAAACTTGtaaaattatttgggtttttttctttcaccaaaAATGCATTAGATATGGTCCAGCACCAGTGCAGGAACGCCTCAGCTGCATGGCCAGGAATAACTCCATCTATGTGGTTGCAAACATTGGGGACAAGAAGCCGTGTAACTCCAGTGATCCTGGCTGCCCAAGTGATGGTCGCTATCAGTACAATACTGATGTCGTCTTTGACCCAGAGGGGAAACTAGTGGCTCGTTACCACAAGGTAAGGAGGCCCTTCAGCATCAGCATTATCAGTATATTTTTTATCTCTGGTACCGATTTCAGCTGGTTTATACAATAATTTTACATTACTGTAGAGTGTCAACCATTCCAGGATGTTCTAATGCAAGGTTCTTATGGCTAGAAGGAAAAGCAGGCAAGTGTTTGTTTGATCAGGCATTAATCCCAGGAGCACTGCAGCCGCAGAGCGCATGCTAGATACCAAACACCTATGGGCTACATTTATGATAGTAAATGGGAAATAATCAGTGACAATATTTTCCATACTCATAAATATTAGCTGGTCCTCGGTACAGTTTTATCCAAGCCAGATAATGCATTTTCAGGGGATACCTTGGCAAGGTTTAGCAGTTAGTATTGACTAGACATCACttccaggaggcagctggggcacAGCCACCCTGTTTCACAGAGAGAGAGGGTTGGCTGGATGGATGCAAACCCACTGTGTTGGTCAGCTTAAGTATCTCAACACCCAGCTTTGCCTTAAAGCCTAAAAGTAGCTGTTCATAATCTTGCCTTATTTTTGGTTTCTGAGATGCCATTTTCTTCACCTGCAGTACAATCTGTTTAGAAGAGAAACTCAGTTTAATTACCCCAAAGAGCCAGAAGCCATCACCTTTGAGACCCCCTTTGGGAAGTTTGGCATTTTCACTTGCTTTGACATCCTTTTCCGTGAGCCTGCCGTGGTCCTGGTGAGTGAGTTGCAGGTGGACACCGTGCTCTTCCCGACAGCTTGGATGAACGTCCTGCCGTTTCTGACTGCGGTTGAGTTTCACTCTGCCTGGGCTATGGGCATGGGTGTCAATTTACTTTCAGCAAATACTCACAACACCAACTTTGCAATGACAGGTGAGTTGCATTTGGGAAAAGGGAAATGGTCTTCAGAGTATTGAATTCAGAAGCAGatagaaatgttttacaaatagTGAAGTCTCTGGAAAATAGTATTTCATTCAGACAAAATATCCTCTTGATGTTGTATTGAATGTAGCAAACAGCTTCAGGCAAGAAAATGTTGAAGGTACTGGGAAAGGTAAAATTAGAAAGTCCATGACATGAAATTTTGAtgatttaaaagtgaaaatttatttcaaaaataggACAAATTTTGACCTaaattttcctcctcttgtttAGAAGCaccattttttgtttaaaagtcaATCAACAgtcaaatggagaaaaaatgttttaaacagcaCTTAATAACCTAAAACCAAAAGGAGGATTCCTCTTTTATactgaataaaacattttcaggtttctgtggctgctgaagaattaaagaaaatttatgtttttgtttgatATGAATATTAACTGCCATTTTTCCCCCTGTAAACTGAGAAAACATTGCTGTAGCTGATGTAACTCTCCCCTGAAACCAAAGTGAAGGCTGCAAAGGAACGTTTTTGCCCGCCTTAAATAGATTGAGCTGAGTTTAGGCAACAGCCCTGTGTTTCCTTCCATGAAACATAATTACCCCCATGGTTTCCTTCTTTGGCAAATATGCCACTCTTAGTGCCctgatttatatttaaatgaacctaagttctaaaaaaaaaaaaagatggtcaCGTGTCAAATTGCCATTTAAGGCTCAGATTCAGGATCCAGGAAAGCATAAAACCTGTGAAGTTTAGGACATGTTTTTAAACTCTGATGGGTATTTTAGTGGGTCTGTGCTTTAAAATTCTTCCAATGTTCTCCGTAACATGGTGACTGAAAATAGCATCACCGACAAAGCCCTCCAGTTTGGCATGGAGGGCGGCTGGCCTCCCTGCTAAGCCGTGCCCCAGGGTGCCAGCTGATGGAGGGCTGGTGGGTGTCCTTGGCAGGCAGTGGGCTGTTCACGCCAGAAGGACCGGCCGCCTACCATTACGACAGCGAGACTGAGGAAGGACGTCTCCTGCTAGCAGAACTGAGCGCACGCCCCCGTCTTTCCCCCACCTACCCCCCTACCATCAACTGGAGCTCATATGCCACAAGCATCAAGaaatttccagaagaaaaagacactTTTCTGGGAGCTGTCCGGAGGGATATATTCACTTTCAGTGAACTCAGGCTCAAAGCTGGAAATCACACAGTTTGCCAAGGAGACCTCTGCTGTCATTTGGTCTATCAGATGTCAAACAAGAGCAAAGATGAAGTTTATGTCCTGGGTGCATTTGATGGGCTTCACGGTTCTCTCATAAAATACCATTGGCAGGTAATTGGTTTTGTAGGGGTGTGTGGTTTGTATATACCTACATCCTAACCACCCCAAAGCACTTGTCCATTAACTGCATCATGAGAACTTTTCTTGCTATCAAATCCAGCTCTTGACTGTTGAAAGCTTAGCGGTGTTTTGCCTTTCTGtatcctcctccctgcagataTGCACGCTGCTCAAGTGCAAGAGCACGGACCGGAACACATGCGGGCAGCCCGTGGAGACGGCTCAGACCAAGTTTGAGATGTTCTCCCTCAGCGGCACGTTTGGCACCAATTACGTCTTTCCAGAAGTCTTGTACAGCGGGGTGCAGCTGGCCCCTGGGGAGTTTGAGGTAATGGGACACCCTGGATCTGTTTGACACAAGGTTTTCTAGACTGTGGTGCTGGACACTGGTATAGCAGCAAAGTCGTATCCAAGAACCACATTCTTTGGTTCTGCAGACCATAACTCAAGGGGACATTGAAATGCATGGACTGAATTAATCCTTACTGATGAGAACATATAAATGCTAAGGTCAAGAATCTcttcaatgttttctttagcaaaTACGCCTTTTGACTTCAGGTCCAAAGTCTATAAATAGAAGCTTTCAAGGAGTTATTTTGTACAGGTCTCTGCTGATGGGCATTTTAAGAGACAAAGAAATCAAATACTCTGAGAAATTGTCCAAGCAAGAAAAATTACTATTGAGTATCATGCATGAGCAGAGATCCTATGcagttaaaaatgttaaaagggATTTTTGCAGGGTTTGTAGggtttattgttttttatttgaaacttcataatatatttttgctaaaatatgttttcattcaTAAACCTTAGTTTATAACATATTTATAGATTCATAAATCTTAGATTTAGATAAGAGGCTagatgaaataataatttatttggaaGAGGTATTTAATAACTTACAAGAGACAATGAAGACAGTGAAAAAGACTTGATAATTTTTAGGGGAAACAAGAgtgacttttttaaaaggtagagAATGGAAAAGCATTGCTCATCCTACATACTTGTTTCGAATGGCACTTCTGTAAAAGCATATAGATCAAAGTATTTAATGGTATGCTAAAATATGATCATggtctaatttaaaaaaaatgttttacattttcttaagaaaatacacgctttttttttgtcacaaagGCTCTTAAATGTTGCAGGTGTTCACAGTCTATGAACAACACTGATTTCAAATTGGTCTAGAGAATGTAATTAAGAAAAGCAACATATGGCCAGTAGCTTGAAATTCTCTACTTATATCTGGAAATCCTTTTGGCATCTACAAATcaaaaaacttttcaaattaCTGTCCTAGATATGTATATAACCTTCATTGACATGCATGAGTAACTAATGAGAACCTTACAAATCAGTTATTCTCACTCTTACCTTCTTATGATattgagaaaatgttttgggttttttttccaaagataaaGCTGGAAGAAGCTTTAAAGACCCTCAGGTCCAAGGAAAT
This window harbors:
- the LOC130151074 gene encoding pantetheinase-like, whose translation is MLPSQPLLHAAVLALAALQALASDTFIAAVYEHAVILPDVTDEPVSPDEALALMNRNMDVLEGAIKEATQQGAHIIVTPEDGIYGWLFTRETIYPYLEDIPDPAVNWIPCTDPTRYGPAPVQERLSCMARNNSIYVVANIGDKKPCNSSDPGCPSDGRYQYNTDVVFDPEGKLVARYHKYNLFRRETQFNYPKEPEAITFETPFGKFGIFTCFDILFREPAVVLVSELQVDTVLFPTAWMNVLPFLTAVEFHSAWAMGMGVNLLSANTHNTNFAMTGSGLFTPEGPAAYHYDSETEEGRLLLAELSARPRLSPTYPPTINWSSYATSIKKFPEEKDTFLGAVRRDIFTFSELRLKAGNHTVCQGDLCCHLVYQMSNKSKDEVYVLGAFDGLHGSLIKYHWQICTLLKCKSTDRNTCGQPVETAQTKFEMFSLSGTFGTNYVFPEVLYSGVQLAPGEFEVLCDGRLKSKHGTSKPLITVTLFGRLYEKDLPHPLRTSQ